The genomic DNA ACGACCGCCGTGGCCCCCGAGTTGCGGACGCCGAAGCGCTCGCCCACGCCGCCGGCGATGAACATCTCGCCGTCGGTGGCCCCGTAGAGGCAGGTGTTGCCGGCGAGGATGGGCAGGTCGGACACGTCGTCGTCGGGCGGGCGGATCACCACGAGGCCGCCGCCCATGCCCTTGCCGACGTAGTCGTTGGCCTCGCCGGTGAGGTGGAGCTCCACGCCGTGGGCCAGCCACGCGGCGAAGCTCTGCCCGGCGGTGCCGGTGAGCGTGACCCGGGCCGACCCGCGGGGCGGCCGCTCCCCGTACTCCAGCGCCAGGGCGCCCGACAGCGCGGCGCCGAAGGCCCGGTCGGCGTTCGAGATGCGGTACGACAGGTCGACCCGGTCGCCGTCCCAGATGTGGCGGTAGGCATCGGCCAGCAGCTGGTCGCCCAGGTCGGACCGGGGGTCGAGGATGGCGACCCGCTCCACGAAGCGGCGGGGCTCGTCGGGCGTCGCCGGGTCGACGGGATCGACCAGCAGCGGTGACAGGTCCATGGCGTCGGCCCGGTCGTTGCCGGTGACCTTCTGGCGCAGCAGGTCGACGCGCCCGATGGCCTCGTCGAGCGAGCGCAGGCCCAGCGTCGACAGGTGCCGCCGCACCTCCTCGGCCATGAACATGAAGTAGGCGGCGACGCCCTCGGGCGTGCCGGCGAAGTTGGCCCGCAGGTGCGGTCGCTGCGTGGCGACGCCCGGCTTGCAGGTGTCGTTGTGGCAGGCCCGCAGCATGATGCAGCCCTCGGCGATCATGGCGCCGGTACCGAAGCTGTACTCGTCGGCGCCGAGCAGGGCCGCGGTGATCACCTGGCGGCCGGTGAGGAAGCCGCCGTCGACCCGCACCCGCACCCGGCTGCGGAGGCTGTTGGCGACCAGCGACTGCTGGGTGTCGGCCAGGCCGATCTCCCAGGGCAGGCCGGCGTGCTTGATCGACGACAGCGGGCTCGCGCCCGTGCCGCCGTTCTGACCCGACAGGTGCACCACGTCGGCCAGCGCCTTCACGCAGCCCGCGGCGATGGTGCCGACGCCGTCCTCGGCCACCAGCTTCACCGACACCTGGGCGGCGTTGACCTGCTTGAGGTCGAAGATGAGCTGGGCGAGGTCCTCGATGGAGTAGATGTCGTGGTGGGGCGGCGGCGAGATGAGGCCGACCCCGGGCTGCGTGTGGCGCAACCGAGCGATCTCCTTCGACACCTTGTGGCCCGGGAGCTGGCCCCCCTCGCCGGGCTTCGAGCCCTGGGCCATCTTGATCTGCAGCTCGTCGGCGTGGGCCAGGTACTCGGGCGTGACCCCGAAGCGGCCCGACGCCACCTGCTTGATCTTCGAGTTCTTGTCGTCGCGGCCCTGGCCCCGGGTGCGGTAGCGGTAGGGGTCCTCGCCGCCCTCGCCGCAGTTCGACCGGGCGCCGATCAGGTTCATGGCCTGCGCCAGTGTCTCGTGGGCCTCCCGGGACAGGGAGCCGTGCGACATGGCGCCGGTCGAGAAGCGCTTGACGATGTCGGTGGCGGCCTCCACCTCGTCGAGCGGCACCGGCTCGCTGGCCGGCACCAGCTCCAGCAGGTCGTGCAGCTCGATCGGCGGCCGCTCCAGCACCAGCTTGGTGAAGGCGTCGTAGCGGTCGGTCGACTCGGAGCGGATCGCCGACTGCAGCACGTGGGCCGCCTGCATCTCGCGGGTGACGCCCTCCGGCGGCTTCTCCTGGACGAGCGTCAGGTCGTTGAGGGCCTGGACGGTGTCCTTGTCCTTGGTGTGGGGCTCGCCGCCCTTGCGCACCCGGTAGTAGCCGGGCGACGCCAGGTCGGGCTCCTCGTCGGTGGCCCAGGCGGCCTCGTGGCGGGTGAGGACGTCGGCGCCCAGCTCGGCCCAGCCGATGCCGCCCACCAGGTTGGGTGTGCCGGTGAAGCACACGTCGACCACCTCGGGGGCCAGGCCCACGACCTCGAAGATCTGGGCGCCCCGGTACGAGTCGACCGTGCAGATGCCCATCTTCGACAGGATCTTGAGGACTCCCGCCTCGGCGGCGGCCTGGAACCGGTGCTGCGCCTCAGGGCTGGTGGCGGGGCCGTAGCGGTTGCGGTCGGCCTCGTCGGCGATGGTGGCCAGCGCCAGGCGGGGGCACAGGGCGTCGGCGCCGAAGCCGAGCAGCGCGGCGATGCCGTGGACGTCGCGGGCGTCGTCGGTGACGACCACCAGCGACGTGCGCGACCGCAGCCGGGCGGCGGTGAGCGCCTGGTGGATGGCGCCGACGGCCAGCAGCGACGGCACGGGGGCGCGCGCCGCGTCGGCCGCGCCGTCGTCGACGATGAGCGTGCCGTGGCCTTCCTCGACCGCGGCCACGGCCGCGGCGGCCAACCGGTCGACGGCGGACCGCAGCCCGCCCGGGCCGTCGGCGACGGGGAACGTGGCGTCCATCCGCCCGACGCGCCAGGGCGCGATGCCGCCCTCGGCGATGTGCTCGACGCCCGACGGGTACACGAAGAACGAGGGGAGCGACAGCAGCCGCGCCGCGTCGGGGTGCTCGGTGAGCAGCGGCTTGCGGGGCCCGAGGGTGGTCCGCAGGCTCATCACGACCTTCTCGCGCAGCGGGTCGATCGGCGGGTTGGTGACCTGGGCGAAGCGCTGCCGCACGTAGTGGCTGATGGGCCGGGTGCGGGGGGCCATGTTGGGCAGCGGCGAGTCGTCGCCCATGGAGAAGGTGGGCTCGTAGGCCTCGCTGGCCATCTCCTTGAGGACCATGGCCAGCTCCTCCTTGGTGAACCCGTGCATCACCTGGCGCTGCGCCAGGTCGACGGGCACCTCGAGGGAGGGTTCGCCGGTGGGGACCTTGTAGAAGCCGTCGGAGGCCCACCGGGCGTAGGGCGCGCCGGCGGCGATGCGCTCCTTGCAGGCCAGGTTGTCGAGGACGCCCCGGGTGGGGTCGACGAACAGCATCTGGCCGGGACCGAGCCGGCCCCGGGTGACGCCGCCGTGGCCGCTCAGGTCGACCGCCCCCACCTCGGAGCACACGGCGATGAAGCCGTCCTCGCAGACGGCGTAGCGCAGGGGGCGCAGGCCGTTGCGGTCGAGGCAGGCGCCGACACCGACGCCGTCGGTGAACACCAGGCCGGCGGGGCCGTCCCACGGCTCGAGCAGCGCCGAGTGGTAGCGGTAGAAGCCGCGGACGTCGGCGTCGACGTCGCGGACGTTCTCCCACGCCTCGGGCACGGCCATGGCCATGGCGTGGCGGATGTCGCGCCCGCCCCGCATCAGCAGCTCGACCAGCGAGTCGAGCTTGCCGGAGTCGGAGTCGTCGGCGTCGAGCAGCGGCTGGTACAGCTCCTCGTCGCCCAGGCCGGCGGCCACGGTGCCGAGCTCGGCCCGGCCCTTCATGCGGTTCTCGTTGCCCCACAGGGCGTTGATCTCGCCGTTGTGGCACAGGGTCCGGAACGGCTGGGCCCGCTCCCAGCTCGGCAGGGTGTTGGTGGAGAAGCGCTGGTGGAAGACGGCGAAGGAGGCGGCGAAGCGGTCGTCGGCCAGGTCGGGGTAGAAGTCGGCCACGGCGTCGGCGGCGGCCAGGCCCTTGTAGACGAGCGTGCGGAACGAGCACGACGTCACGTAGACGCCCAGCGTGGCGCGCTCGATGCGGCGCCGGAACCGCAGGGCCCGGCGCTCGTCCTGCGCCAGCGGCACCTCGGCGGCATCCTCGAAGACCACCTGCACGACGTGCGGGGCGCTCCGGCGGGCCAGGTCGCCCAGCGCCGCCGGCTCGACCGGCACCTCGCGCCATTCGACGACCGCCAGGTCCTCCTCCTTGGCCGCGGTCTCGACCGCGGGGCGGGGGTCGTCGCCCCGCACGAACAGGACGGCAACTCCGGTGCGCTCGCCGAAGATGGCCCGGGGGATCGGCGTGAGCAGGCCGCTGCCGTCGCCGGTGCGGGCATCGGCGGCGACGGCGCCGCGGTGCTTCACGCAGGCCAGGCCGTGCAGCGCGGCGGTGACGATGGAGCGGGACACCCGACCCTGACCATCAGCAACGAAGCCGATGCCACAGGCGTCGAGTTCGCGGGTGGGGACTAGCGGCAACGACGCGTCTCCTGGGGTGTGGAAGCCGACATGGGCGCCGTTGCCCGGGAGCGCCCCATCCGGAGCGCCGCCAGACTACCCGACGACCACTGTGGAGGATGCCTCCCATTTCCCCCGCCGCCTCCCCCCGTGCGACCCGCACGACGCTGGGTGAACGGGGGTCGATCGGGGCTCGGATAGCGAGAGCTCGTCCGATCGGCTTTGGTCAGAAACATCGAAGCTTCATTACCTATCTACAACAGCTAATTGCGGTAGTTCGTTCACAGATGCGACATCTACGCGTGACAGCGCGTTCCTACGTTCGGTGGCGAATCGGGCCACGCGCCTGACTCTGAACACCTCACGAAAGGAAGTCACGCATGCTCATCATGAGTTTGCCGGGACTCGGGCGGGAGAGGGGCTCGTGATGCGTCGCAAAGTCCCTGCCGCGCTCGGCTTGGCCGGCGCCCTCGTCCTCGCGTTCCCGGGGGTCGCCTCGGCGCAGGACGCGGATCCGGTCACGGCCCTGGCGCAGCAGACCAACCTGCTGTGGATCGTCATCGGGGCCGTCCTCGTCATCTTCATGCAGGCCGGCTTCGCCCTCGTCGAGACGGGGTTCTGCCGGGCCAAGAACGCGGCCCACGTGGTGTCGACGAACTTCGCGATCTTCGGCCTCGGCTTCGTCGCGTTCTTCATCTGCGGCTACTCGTTCGCCTTCGGCGGCTATTACTACCCGCTGCCCGGCTTCGACTTCGGCTACACGACACCGATCGGCGACGCCCTCATCGGCAGCGGCGACTGGGTGTTCCTGTGGAAGGGCGGCTTCGCGCTCACGGACCTCGGTAAGGCCGGGAGCTCGGCGGCGGTCGCAGCCTTCTTCCTCTACATGGTGGCCTTCATGGACACCACGGCCACGATCCCGACCGGGGCCATGGCCGAGCGGTGGAAGTGGAAGGCGTTCGTCGGCTGGGGCCTGTTCTGCGGCGCCATCTTCTACCCGCTGTTCGCGGCGTGGACGTGGGGCGGCGGCTGGCTGAGCCAGCTGGGCGACAGCATGGGCCTCGGCTACGGCTACGTCGACTTCGCCGGATCGGGTGTGGTGCACGCCGTCGGTGGCGCCGCCTCGCTGGCCGGTGCCCTGGTGCTCGGCCCCCGCATCGGCAAGTTCAACAAGGACGGCTCGTCGAACGTCATCCCGGGTCACCACATCCCGATGGCGATGCTCGGCTGCTTCATCCTGTTGTTCGGCTGGTTCGGCTTCAACGCCGCCTCGACGCTCGCAGCGACCGAGGTCCGGTTCGCCTTCGTGGCGGCCAACACCGCGCTGGCCGCGGCGTTCGGTGCCACGGCGGCGATGTTCTGGACGATGTGGCGGGCCGGCAAGCCG from Acidimicrobiales bacterium includes the following:
- a CDS encoding glutamate synthase-related protein, yielding MPLVPTRELDACGIGFVADGQGRVSRSIVTAALHGLACVKHRGAVAADARTGDGSGLLTPIPRAIFGERTGVAVLFVRGDDPRPAVETAAKEEDLAVVEWREVPVEPAALGDLARRSAPHVVQVVFEDAAEVPLAQDERRALRFRRRIERATLGVYVTSCSFRTLVYKGLAAADAVADFYPDLADDRFAASFAVFHQRFSTNTLPSWERAQPFRTLCHNGEINALWGNENRMKGRAELGTVAAGLGDEELYQPLLDADDSDSGKLDSLVELLMRGGRDIRHAMAMAVPEAWENVRDVDADVRGFYRYHSALLEPWDGPAGLVFTDGVGVGACLDRNGLRPLRYAVCEDGFIAVCSEVGAVDLSGHGGVTRGRLGPGQMLFVDPTRGVLDNLACKERIAAGAPYARWASDGFYKVPTGEPSLEVPVDLAQRQVMHGFTKEELAMVLKEMASEAYEPTFSMGDDSPLPNMAPRTRPISHYVRQRFAQVTNPPIDPLREKVVMSLRTTLGPRKPLLTEHPDAARLLSLPSFFVYPSGVEHIAEGGIAPWRVGRMDATFPVADGPGGLRSAVDRLAAAAVAAVEEGHGTLIVDDGAADAARAPVPSLLAVGAIHQALTAARLRSRTSLVVVTDDARDVHGIAALLGFGADALCPRLALATIADEADRNRYGPATSPEAQHRFQAAAEAGVLKILSKMGICTVDSYRGAQIFEVVGLAPEVVDVCFTGTPNLVGGIGWAELGADVLTRHEAAWATDEEPDLASPGYYRVRKGGEPHTKDKDTVQALNDLTLVQEKPPEGVTREMQAAHVLQSAIRSESTDRYDAFTKLVLERPPIELHDLLELVPASEPVPLDEVEAATDIVKRFSTGAMSHGSLSREAHETLAQAMNLIGARSNCGEGGEDPYRYRTRGQGRDDKNSKIKQVASGRFGVTPEYLAHADELQIKMAQGSKPGEGGQLPGHKVSKEIARLRHTQPGVGLISPPPHHDIYSIEDLAQLIFDLKQVNAAQVSVKLVAEDGVGTIAAGCVKALADVVHLSGQNGGTGASPLSSIKHAGLPWEIGLADTQQSLVANSLRSRVRVRVDGGFLTGRQVITAALLGADEYSFGTGAMIAEGCIMLRACHNDTCKPGVATQRPHLRANFAGTPEGVAAYFMFMAEEVRRHLSTLGLRSLDEAIGRVDLLRQKVTGNDRADAMDLSPLLVDPVDPATPDEPRRFVERVAILDPRSDLGDQLLADAYRHIWDGDRVDLSYRISNADRAFGAALSGALALEYGERPPRGSARVTLTGTAGQSFAAWLAHGVELHLTGEANDYVGKGMGGGLVVIRPPDDDVSDLPILAGNTCLYGATDGEMFIAGGVGERFGVRNSGATAVVEAAGDHCCEYMTGGTVVVLGPVGANLGAGMTGGQAFVFDDRFERLVSRVNTDLVDAVRPDESGLQEVRWLVERHAELTGSARSLALLADWDEVTDHLWHILPKDRVRRIEDSAAERVVNA
- a CDS encoding ammonium transporter, which encodes MRRKVPAALGLAGALVLAFPGVASAQDADPVTALAQQTNLLWIVIGAVLVIFMQAGFALVETGFCRAKNAAHVVSTNFAIFGLGFVAFFICGYSFAFGGYYYPLPGFDFGYTTPIGDALIGSGDWVFLWKGGFALTDLGKAGSSAAVAAFFLYMVAFMDTTATIPTGAMAERWKWKAFVGWGLFCGAIFYPLFAAWTWGGGWLSQLGDSMGLGYGYVDFAGSGVVHAVGGAASLAGALVLGPRIGKFNKDGSSNVIPGHHIPMAMLGCFILLFGWFGFNAASTLAATEVRFAFVAANTALAAAFGATAAMFWTMWRAGKPDPGMMVNGMLAGLVAITAPCAFVQPWAAAVIGTIAGVLVILAYGFIENRLKVDDPVGAIAVHGVNGLFGVLCVGIFSSGDFGVGWNFLDPTADVMAKDGDPGVTGILYDTSLGAKQLAAQAIGVAVIVLVLFPLAYGFFKLQNKIMKGGIRPTAEVEIAGMDMPEMGAVAYPEFNLLPDVTTANGATEEETEPVAT